The Triticum aestivum cultivar Chinese Spring chromosome 3A, IWGSC CS RefSeq v2.1, whole genome shotgun sequence genome includes a region encoding these proteins:
- the LOC123061907 gene encoding serine/threonine-protein kinase EDR1, which yields MDETPTSSGRSEATSCEPSWWPPDFLEKIESVALAREQEVLAEKESRSSLSNSRSSSWKASQLLWSTGTYSGFIPNGFYSIIPDKKLKESFPTIPSLTDLQSLEADGLKPEIIVVDAEKDKKIFMLKQLSGALVKGLNNPALVIKKIAGLVFDCFKGQSSDASPGRASTEDTHFFGNRGPQLLGQIRHGSCRPRAILFKVLADAVGLESKLVVGLPDDGAVGFVDSYKHMSVVVPLNSMELLVDLMRFPGQLIPFSAKAIFISHISAAGESDSAENDSCDSPLEPNSPLYGLSDKVEAEGIEASSNLSGRSLRNTMLRSRTFSEGKLSTSCSEPNIANAFWRRSQRRGVAEEPRGASSSPEHPLMRAKGRSILGGDRQSFQEYTDRVTLRSDDQGVTTTPNPRRIRRRSISITPEIGDDIVRAVRAMNETLKQNRLQRDHVNDGSCSYIGADESNANDCPNNDDKSGTNNGLRNRAGSTQKAMSLPTSPHDYGGEISETSNNCDFISEEKMVFAWNRVLQSSPFNKPLSPFQEWNIDFSELTIGTRVGIGFFGEVFRGIWNGTDVAIKVFLEQDLTTENMEDFCNEIYILSRLRHPNVILFLGACMVPPHLSMVTEYMEMGSLYYLIHMSGHKKKLSWRRRLKIIRDICRGLMCIHRMKIVHRDLKSANCLVNKYWTVKICDFGLSRAITDSPMTDNSSAGTPEWMAPELIRNGPFSEKCDIFSLGVIMWELCTLSRPWDGIGPVKVVYAVTEGSLLEIPKGPLGKLIADCWAEPQDRPSCQEILARLLDCEYADS from the exons ATGGATGAAACACCAACTAGTTCTGGGCGATCTGAAGCTACTTCATGTGAACCTAGTTGGTGGCCGCCAGACTTTTTGGAGAAGATAGAATCTGTCGCCTTAGCAAGAGAACAAGAAGTTTTGGCTGAAAAAGAATCGCGATCCAGTCTGTCAAATTCAAGGTCCTCATCCTGGAAGGCTTCTCAGTTACTGTGGTCAACTggaacttattcagggttcattccAAACGGTTTCTATTCGATCATCCCG GATAAAAAGCTGAAGGAGAGTTTCCCAACAATACCATCACTAACTGACCTTCAAAGTCTTGAAGCAGATGGGCTTAAGCCTGAAATAATTGTTGTAGATGCTGAAAAGGATAAGAAGATTTTCATGTTGAAGCAGCTTAGTGGCGCACTTGTGAAAGGATTGAACAATCCAGCTCTAGTGATAAAGAAGATAGCAGGTTTG GTTTTTGACTGCTTCAAGGGCCAAAGCTCTGATGCAAGTCCAGGAAGAGCTTCAACCGAAGatactcacttctttggaaatagagGACCCCAACTTCTTGGGCAGATAAGGCATGGGTCATGCCGACCCCGAGCTATCCTATTTAAAGTTCTTGCAGATGCTGTTGGCCTTGAGAGTAAACTTGTTGTG GGTCTACCTGATGACGGTGCAGTTGGATTTGTGGACTCCTACAAACATATGTCTGTGGTAGTTCCGCTGAATTCTATGGAGCTACTAGTTGACCTTATGCGATTTCCCGGCCAGTTGATTCCTTTTTCAGCCAAGGCCATCTTTATATCACATATCTCTGCTGCGGGTGAGAGTGATTCAGCTGAAAATGACTCGTGTGATTCTCCCCTGGAGCCCAACAGTCCTCTATATGGATTATCTGATAAAGTTGAAGCTGAAGG AATCGAAGCTTCATCAAATCTATCTGGGCGTTCATTGCGTAATACAATGTTGAGATCGAGAACATTCTCAGAGGGGAAATTAAG CACATCATGTAGTGAGCCAAACATCGCAAATGCCTTCTGGAGGCGAAGCCAGAGGAGAGGAGTTGCTGAAGAACCTCGTGGTGCTAGCTCAAG TCCTGAGCATCCGTTAATGAGGGCCAAGGGAAGATCTATACTTGGTGGTGACCGGCAATCATTTCAAGAATACACCGATAGAGTTACTTTAAG ATCAGATGATCAGGGTGTCACTACTACACCGAACCCTCGAAGAATAAGACGAAGAAGCATTAGCATCACACCTGAGATTGGAGATGACATTGTGAG GGCAGTTCGGGCTATGAATGAAACACTAAAGCAGAATCGCCTCCAAAGGGATCATGTTAATGATGGTTCATGTTCATATATTGGGGCGGACGAAAGCAATGCAAATGACTGCCCAAATAAT GATGATAAATCTGGGACGAACAATGGCTTGAGAAACCGAGCTGGTTCTACTCAGAAGGCTATGTCATTGCCTACTTCTCCTCATGACTATGGGGGCGAAATTTCTGAAACAAGCAATAATTGTGATTTTATAAGCGAAGAGAAGATGGTATTTGCATGGAACAGGGTTTTGCAAAGCTCTCCTTTTAATAAGCCTCTATCGCCTTTCCAAGAGTGGAACATAGATTTCTCTGAGCTTACAATTGGTACACGGGTTGGAATAG GATTCTTTGGAGAGGTTTTCCGTGGTATATGGAATGGCACTGATGTCGCCATCAAAGTATTTCTGGAGCAGGATCTGACGACTGAAAACATGGAAGATTTTTGCAATGAGATATACATCCTGAG CCGGCTGCGGCATCCAAATG TAATATTGTTCCTTGGGGCATGCATGGTACCTCCGCACCTGTCAATGGTTACTGAATATATGGAAATGGGATCACTGTACTATCTCATCCATATGAGtggtcacaaaaagaaactcagcTGGCGCAGGAGGCTGAAAATTATTCGTGATATATGCAG GGGATTGATGTGCATACACCGCATGAAGATAGTTCACAGGGACCTGAAAAGTGCCAACTGTCTGGTGAACAAGTATTGGACTGTCAAGATATGTGACTTTGGCCTTTCTCGAGCGATAACAGATAGTCCTATGACTGATAACTCCTCTGCTGGCACACCAGAATGGATGGCCCCTGAGCTCATAAGGAACGGACCCTTCTCAGAAAAATGTGACATTTTCAGCCTTGGTGTGATAATGTGGGAGCTGTGCACATTGAGCCGCCCATGGGATGGGATCGGCCCAGTTAAA GTGGTGTATGCAGTTACTGAAGGGTCGCTGCTTGAAATTCCAAAAGGGCCTCTTGGCAAGTTAATTGCAG ATTGCTGGGCAGAGCCCCAGGATCGGCCGAGCTGCCAGGAGATCCTCGCTCGCTTGCTGGACTGCGAGTACGCTGATAGCTGA